In a single window of the Desulfovibrio mangrovi genome:
- the tsaB gene encoding tRNA (adenosine(37)-N6)-threonylcarbamoyltransferase complex dimerization subunit type 1 TsaB, translating into MYADSSLTLVLNGAEARLQIACGNGAELVFSQEWFTPRHGMQVLVPALMDGLTRMGLTLNHVGRIAVIRGPGSFTGLRLVLSTALGLARPLGLTMGGIDYMNALATDALAMTADAPVWTVTHARRGIVHIQGFRNVNGETEALCPADSATLEETATRIKASSSTPVLLGSGLRKNLAFFMEQCPEALILPERFDHPAPETLLALAQHIEYSTEPVEPLYIRPCDAEENLDSIAAAKGLDPQQARATLTKLTTT; encoded by the coding sequence ATGTACGCAGACTCTAGCCTCACTCTTGTTCTGAACGGCGCGGAAGCGCGTCTGCAGATTGCCTGCGGCAACGGAGCCGAACTCGTCTTTTCACAAGAATGGTTCACTCCCCGTCATGGCATGCAGGTACTTGTACCGGCTCTCATGGACGGGCTCACCCGCATGGGGCTCACCCTGAACCATGTAGGCCGCATTGCCGTCATCCGTGGCCCGGGATCCTTCACCGGCCTGCGGCTGGTGCTTTCCACGGCGCTGGGTCTTGCCCGTCCCCTGGGGTTAACCATGGGCGGCATAGACTACATGAATGCCCTCGCGACAGACGCCCTTGCCATGACCGCAGACGCCCCCGTGTGGACGGTTACGCATGCACGCAGGGGTATTGTACACATTCAGGGCTTCCGCAACGTGAACGGGGAAACTGAAGCACTCTGCCCTGCAGATTCCGCCACACTGGAAGAAACTGCCACACGTATCAAGGCAAGCAGCAGCACCCCTGTTCTGCTGGGTTCCGGCTTACGGAAGAATCTTGCATTCTTCATGGAACAATGCCCGGAGGCCCTCATCCTGCCCGAACGCTTTGACCATCCCGCACCGGAAACCTTGCTGGCGCTGGCTCAGCACATCGAATATTCCACAGAGCCGGTTGAGCCACTCTACATCCGCCCCTGCGATGCAGAAGAGAATCTGGACAGCATTGCCGCCGCCAAAGGCCTTGACCCGCAGCAGGCCCGGGCAACGCTGACAAAGCTCACCACGACATAG
- the fliD gene encoding flagellar filament capping protein FliD yields MAELMSGGIHFSGLASGSDFDSMITQLKKVESIQMNRMKLWKGDWQKRVDAFGTINTEIQNFQSTVQKMDTMAEFLAKSATSSFDTVATATTDSKASEGVYKIEVGQLAKNSMWTYNTGFASKTAKVNTSGANQTFQYTYKGKQRTLTVASNTTVEGLVNLINSDPQNPGVKAALIKNGDQYNLQIRGMGLGAANALSIDAGTNLTNLQAPDSPLTNWNYQAAQNALIRVNDWPAGSFIESSSNTVSEVIEGLTINLKDVGTTQLTVGTDLEKIKQNIQDFVDGMNAVRTKMLELTKVDSNAKASDPNDESSQFDAEKGSVLTGNYGVQLLSSRLKLAVSGRAEGFDYYSDANGGEGDYYSTLAHIGILTVADQSDKDNGLLRVDMEKLDEALAKDPTAVAELFAADGIGTTDSQDFSFYSQVKGITKPGIYDVSYDVDATGNIINAKIGGQNAKVDQNTHQISSLTGDSRGMVIQVNNLVAGSYSDTVRLKQGKAGQMDALLKDVLSSDGTLKIIEKNYEDIMDEIDKKIERETSRIIRWERSMRLKFARLESTLTKYNGQMESLNKQVAQLAQQ; encoded by the coding sequence ATGGCTGAATTAATGTCTGGCGGTATACATTTTTCCGGTCTCGCATCCGGTAGCGATTTCGATTCGATGATCACTCAGCTCAAAAAAGTTGAGTCCATCCAGATGAATCGCATGAAGCTGTGGAAGGGCGACTGGCAAAAACGTGTTGATGCCTTCGGCACCATCAACACGGAAATTCAGAATTTCCAAAGCACGGTCCAGAAAATGGATACCATGGCGGAATTTCTTGCAAAATCCGCCACCAGTTCGTTTGACACCGTTGCCACCGCCACCACGGACTCCAAAGCTTCCGAAGGCGTATACAAGATAGAGGTCGGACAGCTGGCTAAAAACTCCATGTGGACCTACAACACCGGATTTGCCAGCAAGACCGCCAAGGTCAATACGTCCGGCGCAAACCAGACATTTCAGTATACTTACAAGGGTAAACAGCGCACCCTGACGGTTGCCAGCAACACCACCGTCGAGGGGCTGGTCAACCTCATCAATTCCGATCCGCAGAACCCCGGAGTCAAGGCTGCGCTCATCAAGAACGGAGATCAATACAACCTGCAGATTCGGGGTATGGGTCTTGGCGCCGCGAACGCATTGAGCATTGATGCCGGCACCAATCTCACCAACCTGCAGGCACCGGACAGCCCTCTTACCAACTGGAACTATCAGGCTGCCCAGAATGCCTTGATTCGGGTCAACGACTGGCCAGCAGGCAGCTTCATCGAATCGTCGTCCAACACGGTTTCGGAAGTCATTGAGGGCCTTACCATCAACCTCAAGGATGTAGGCACAACCCAACTCACCGTCGGAACAGATCTCGAGAAGATCAAGCAGAACATTCAGGACTTCGTGGACGGCATGAACGCCGTGCGAACTAAAATGCTTGAGCTGACCAAAGTTGACTCCAACGCAAAGGCATCCGACCCCAACGATGAAAGCTCACAGTTCGACGCGGAAAAAGGATCGGTTCTTACCGGTAACTACGGTGTGCAACTGCTTTCATCGCGCCTGAAATTGGCCGTTTCCGGCAGAGCCGAAGGTTTTGACTACTATTCCGACGCCAACGGCGGGGAAGGCGACTATTATTCCACGCTGGCGCATATCGGCATTCTCACCGTAGCGGACCAGAGCGACAAGGATAACGGCCTGCTGCGCGTCGACATGGAAAAACTTGATGAAGCCCTTGCCAAAGATCCCACGGCCGTTGCGGAACTCTTTGCAGCGGACGGTATCGGCACCACGGATTCCCAGGATTTTTCCTTCTACTCGCAGGTCAAGGGAATCACCAAGCCCGGCATTTATGACGTCAGCTATGATGTGGATGCCACCGGCAACATCATCAATGCCAAGATAGGCGGACAGAACGCCAAGGTTGACCAGAATACTCACCAGATTTCATCTCTTACCGGCGACTCTCGCGGTATGGTCATTCAGGTGAACAACCTCGTTGCGGGAAGCTATTCCGACACGGTCCGTCTCAAACAGGGCAAGGCCGGTCAGATGGACGCCCTCCTCAAGGATGTGCTCAGCTCGGACGGAACGTTGAAAATTATCGAGAAGAACTATGAAGATATCATGGATGAGATCGATAAGAAGATAGAACGCGAGACATCGCGAATCATCCGCTGGGAACGCTCCATGCGATTGAAATTTGCCCGGCTGGAATCAACGCTCACGAAATACAACGGCCAGATGGAATCCCTGAACAAGCAGGTAGCCCAACTGGCGCAGCAGTAG
- the fliS gene encoding flagellar export chaperone FliS: protein MQKAAKAYFQTQVATTSQGKLLLMLYDGCIKFLNQAKIKIEERDYAQKGILISKALDVINELDSSLNAEKGGELAENLHKLYFYCSTRLLNANLKMDIGYIDEVIKILSGLRSAYAQIIDTPEATAAAAMTTPVQTGQTHVSHVPAGGIPKPAAFGAKAPLPKANAFAMQTQAATAPAPAKATVQTPPQAQTASPAPQQKQQTVQETAAKTPPEPAIPQEKAANDTTPLDFSGRRLSGAAMYRKIAAHNTP from the coding sequence ATGCAGAAAGCAGCCAAAGCATATTTCCAGACACAGGTGGCCACCACCTCGCAGGGGAAGCTGCTCCTGATGCTCTATGACGGCTGCATCAAATTCCTCAATCAGGCAAAAATCAAGATCGAAGAACGCGATTACGCCCAAAAGGGAATACTTATTTCCAAGGCGCTCGATGTCATCAACGAACTCGATAGCAGCCTGAATGCGGAAAAGGGCGGCGAACTGGCGGAGAACCTGCACAAACTGTACTTCTACTGCTCAACCCGACTGCTCAACGCCAACCTCAAGATGGACATTGGCTACATTGACGAGGTCATCAAGATTCTGTCCGGCCTGCGCAGCGCGTATGCCCAGATCATAGATACGCCCGAAGCCACAGCGGCGGCCGCCATGACCACCCCCGTACAAACGGGACAGACGCATGTGTCCCATGTTCCGGCAGGCGGCATTCCCAAACCTGCGGCCTTTGGCGCCAAGGCACCGTTGCCCAAGGCAAACGCATTTGCCATGCAGACACAGGCGGCTACGGCACCTGCCCCGGCTAAAGCAACAGTTCAGACTCCCCCGCAGGCTCAGACGGCCTCACCCGCACCGCAACAGAAGCAACAAACGGTGCAGGAAACCGCCGCAAAGACACCGCCTGAACCGGCCATACCGCAAGAAAAGGCAGCCAACGACACCACTCCTCTGGACTTTTCCGGCAGACGCCTTTCCGGCGCCGCCATGTACAGAAAAATCGCAGCGCACAATACCCCATAA
- a CDS encoding YIP1 family protein: MLIRCPECLFERQVDLAKIPPTAQLATCPKCRFKFRFREYVVDLPEAEPAVEPIAVEDSPYVHPALRDVAEQTQPDTTPVTPVTYVAQVEPEADDVEQDSEESFGDLPDSPDTPDTYEPVAVVEERGDESYGQVVDENRWADDDAYDEEADLAEPAAEHDADRYDDEAVYSPEADAYADEQHAAEEADAAKASASKPHRHLGTISDFEDHGGKGDIWDAIAAMGEGDHSGVSAFIRHSSVEMQIPWENRGKLSLVAAWSETLRQALFSPTHFFSCIQGAGGFAAPLLFFLLTMLLAVGLETGALALLYSLWGDSLHAAGLALPSASPEGVSLGLMAGGLFGVALGRLLVMAVLCHLLLRISFSRCKSFATTFRVIAYSSAAGLAGVLPLVGTIGAQLWFLALVFVGLRHAHEADWKQTILAVLPVCMLILVAVFWMMGLETGAGV; encoded by the coding sequence ATGCTCATACGTTGTCCTGAATGTCTGTTCGAACGCCAGGTGGACCTTGCGAAGATTCCACCCACGGCCCAGCTTGCGACCTGCCCCAAGTGCCGTTTCAAGTTTCGTTTTCGGGAGTATGTCGTGGATCTCCCGGAGGCCGAACCGGCGGTAGAGCCCATTGCGGTCGAGGATTCTCCCTATGTGCATCCGGCTCTGCGGGATGTGGCTGAGCAGACCCAGCCCGACACTACGCCCGTTACGCCCGTTACGTATGTCGCGCAGGTCGAGCCGGAAGCAGATGATGTGGAGCAGGACAGCGAGGAATCTTTCGGGGATTTGCCTGACTCGCCTGATACGCCTGACACGTATGAACCTGTCGCCGTGGTTGAAGAACGCGGTGATGAGAGCTACGGCCAGGTCGTCGACGAGAATCGCTGGGCAGACGATGATGCATATGACGAGGAAGCTGACCTAGCGGAACCGGCTGCGGAGCATGACGCAGACCGATACGACGATGAGGCTGTCTATTCCCCCGAGGCGGATGCTTACGCCGATGAGCAACATGCGGCCGAGGAGGCCGATGCTGCGAAGGCTTCTGCATCCAAGCCCCACAGACATCTCGGCACCATCAGTGATTTTGAAGATCACGGCGGTAAGGGCGACATATGGGATGCCATTGCCGCCATGGGGGAAGGCGATCATTCCGGCGTAAGTGCCTTTATCCGTCATTCTTCCGTGGAGATGCAGATTCCCTGGGAGAATCGCGGCAAGCTCAGCCTTGTTGCCGCATGGTCAGAAACCCTCCGTCAGGCACTGTTTTCGCCGACTCACTTTTTCAGTTGTATTCAAGGGGCCGGTGGCTTCGCAGCGCCCCTTTTGTTCTTCCTGCTGACCATGCTGCTTGCCGTGGGGTTGGAAACCGGCGCTCTGGCGCTTTTGTACAGCTTGTGGGGAGACTCCCTGCACGCGGCCGGTCTTGCCCTGCCTTCGGCATCGCCTGAAGGGGTCTCTCTGGGGCTCATGGCCGGTGGGCTTTTCGGGGTCGCTTTGGGCAGGCTTCTGGTCATGGCCGTGCTGTGCCATCTGTTGCTGCGCATCTCCTTTTCCAGATGCAAATCCTTTGCAACCACCTTCCGTGTCATTGCTTACAGCAGTGCGGCCGGACTGGCGGGTGTTCTGCCTCTCGTGGGCACCATTGGTGCGCAGCTCTGGTTCCTCGCGCTGGTGTTCGTCGGTTTGCGTCATGCCCACGAGGCGGACTGGAAACAGACTATACTGGCCGTTTTGCCTGTATGCATGCTTATTCTTGTTGCAGTATTCTGGATGATGGGGCTGGAGACGGGAGCGGGAGTCTAG
- a CDS encoding YIP1 family protein produces the protein MEIRCPQCGYGKEVDEAVLKPSVTFATCPECGHRFRFRDAVDENEPDFSLDSGDAGTAYEEDEQSYRGAPEEGPMPSWAQPKQAEAEIWAHAREVGFVNAFIATTRHILQRPQGFFATMSREVSFLVPFSYYMIASLLGIGLETFWQTAVGNPILPEAFTGSVADVGELVQLLFFSPVVLTLYLYALSGILHLGLVLTGVAKGGSRATMRVVCYSSAADLLSIVPVVGALIGGLMRLWIIVVGLKTVHGTTTGRVLPSVGLLFLSLLVIVGLTMRDLGLL, from the coding sequence ATGGAAATTCGTTGTCCCCAGTGTGGATATGGCAAAGAAGTGGATGAAGCTGTTCTGAAGCCTTCCGTGACGTTCGCGACTTGTCCGGAATGCGGGCATCGTTTCCGCTTTCGTGATGCCGTTGACGAAAACGAGCCGGATTTTTCTCTGGATTCCGGCGACGCCGGAACCGCGTATGAAGAGGATGAGCAGTCGTACCGTGGTGCTCCGGAAGAAGGCCCCATGCCTTCGTGGGCGCAGCCCAAACAGGCGGAAGCCGAGATTTGGGCACACGCCAGGGAGGTGGGCTTTGTTAACGCCTTCATTGCCACTACCCGGCATATCCTTCAGCGTCCTCAGGGGTTCTTTGCTACGATGAGCCGTGAGGTCTCCTTTCTTGTGCCGTTCAGCTACTATATGATTGCCTCTCTGCTGGGGATAGGACTTGAGACATTCTGGCAGACGGCCGTGGGTAACCCCATTTTGCCGGAGGCCTTTACCGGATCCGTGGCAGATGTGGGGGAACTGGTGCAACTTCTGTTTTTCAGTCCCGTTGTACTGACCCTGTATCTGTACGCTCTTTCCGGCATATTGCATCTGGGGCTGGTGCTGACCGGTGTGGCCAAGGGGGGCTCGCGGGCAACCATGCGCGTGGTGTGTTATTCCAGCGCTGCGGATCTGCTGAGTATCGTTCCGGTTGTCGGTGCGTTGATTGGCGGGTTGATGCGTCTGTGGATCATCGTGGTAGGGTTGAAAACGGTGCACGGAACTACCACAGGGCGCGTGCTGCCTTCCGTTGGTTTGCTGTTCCTCTCGCTGCTCGTCATCGTGGGCCTGACCATGCGTGACCTCGGCTTGCTGTAA
- a CDS encoding YIP1 family protein produces MKLVCPQCQYTKELDEAVIPAEMVYATCPQCRHRFRFRGEEPDFGLEASGPEDQPEPAGDDWAAGNLNAGAQKIGAGAQQSFAAGSPETSGEGGTAPSVDPAVAGIPWAYRHEVGWLSAFIATVRAVLVTPAEFFGRAGTEWRKAGVFPFYIICITFGLTVGQVWAWAITTFLSDVLSEQAITAFGGNFLGLGMALGMVTITAVISPLFLLVTAGIIHGCLKITGGARKGFGATAMVCGFGASTYVLYLVPFIGQFLGGLWGLFVLLVGLRHAHGVPMWRVVLAVVLPFIIILLLIVTAGMVNA; encoded by the coding sequence GTGAAGCTTGTTTGCCCGCAGTGCCAATATACCAAGGAACTGGATGAAGCCGTCATTCCGGCGGAAATGGTATACGCCACCTGTCCCCAGTGCCGCCATCGCTTCCGTTTTCGTGGTGAGGAGCCGGATTTCGGGCTGGAAGCGTCAGGCCCTGAAGATCAACCCGAGCCTGCCGGAGATGATTGGGCGGCAGGGAACCTGAACGCCGGTGCTCAGAAGATCGGGGCAGGGGCACAGCAGTCCTTTGCGGCCGGTTCCCCGGAAACGTCCGGCGAAGGGGGAACTGCCCCCTCCGTTGATCCGGCGGTGGCTGGCATACCATGGGCATACAGGCACGAAGTGGGCTGGCTGTCGGCATTCATTGCCACGGTGCGTGCCGTGCTGGTCACGCCAGCTGAGTTTTTCGGCCGTGCAGGCACCGAGTGGCGCAAGGCTGGCGTGTTTCCTTTTTACATCATCTGTATCACGTTTGGTCTGACCGTTGGGCAGGTTTGGGCTTGGGCCATTACCACGTTCCTGTCTGATGTGTTGTCGGAACAAGCCATCACGGCCTTCGGAGGGAATTTCCTGGGCTTGGGCATGGCGCTTGGCATGGTCACTATCACTGCAGTGATTTCTCCGCTGTTCCTCTTGGTTACGGCGGGTATTATTCATGGTTGCCTGAAGATTACGGGGGGCGCTCGCAAGGGATTCGGCGCAACCGCCATGGTATGCGGATTCGGTGCCAGCACCTATGTGCTGTACCTTGTGCCGTTTATCGGACAGTTTCTTGGGGGCCTTTGGGGGCTGTTTGTTTTGCTGGTGGGGCTCAGGCATGCGCATGGCGTTCCGATGTGGCGGGTTGTGCTGGCAGTGGTGTTGCCCTTTATCATTATTCTTCTGCTTATTGTTACGGCTGGGATGGTCAATGCCTGA
- a CDS encoding glycosyltransferase codes for MSSDAARLVRDQLHVYSAAVLPFRMGERALPELPENSFDTVQRHLQQALRAAQRTGRSHFLLLGCGDGRLPDAIAAALPDNVTLTVLELHPERVRQAMERGHMGWWREAGRHRLVTDVSSWALLVLLAQAGLTSANTAMMLHPQLSEQEKEACRGWQRLFTGSALLAGGKAEQGADGPLTLGIIAHPQEPNLHEFFAHVPDWVHEVVLVWDADTMEALPVSVRSAAESCAVPVRQVARPLGGDFAAQRNAVLAACSTEWILFLDGDERLSPEAWAVLPALMRQGVGGYVFPRWTRIGSEAQCRAGFGLWPDVQLRLFRRGPQTRFERNVHEVVRHVAGPLALTLTMHIDHYSHLWKDMNMLAQKLRTFDEAAGREAMHRLNKEYPAVSCELFGVMEGMCGQDSCLLLPVTM; via the coding sequence GTGAGTTCGGATGCTGCACGTCTTGTCCGCGACCAGTTGCACGTGTATTCCGCAGCGGTTCTGCCCTTCCGTATGGGGGAACGGGCTCTGCCCGAGTTGCCGGAGAACTCTTTCGATACCGTGCAGCGGCATCTGCAGCAGGCCTTGCGGGCCGCGCAGCGTACTGGCCGCAGTCATTTTCTGCTGCTGGGGTGCGGCGACGGCAGGTTGCCGGACGCCATCGCGGCTGCCTTGCCCGACAATGTTACGCTCACGGTGCTGGAACTGCACCCGGAGCGTGTGCGTCAGGCCATGGAGCGGGGGCATATGGGCTGGTGGCGGGAGGCTGGCAGGCACCGTCTGGTGACGGATGTTTCTTCATGGGCGTTGCTCGTCCTGCTTGCGCAGGCGGGGCTGACGTCTGCCAATACGGCCATGATGCTGCATCCGCAGTTGTCGGAGCAGGAGAAGGAAGCCTGTCGCGGATGGCAACGTCTGTTCACGGGGAGTGCCCTTTTGGCAGGGGGCAAGGCGGAGCAGGGAGCTGACGGCCCTCTGACGCTGGGGATCATTGCGCATCCTCAGGAGCCGAATCTCCACGAGTTTTTTGCCCATGTACCGGACTGGGTGCATGAGGTTGTGCTGGTCTGGGATGCTGATACTATGGAAGCATTGCCGGTATCGGTACGCTCTGCCGCAGAGAGTTGTGCGGTTCCGGTCCGGCAGGTGGCGCGTCCTTTGGGTGGAGACTTTGCCGCCCAACGCAATGCAGTGTTGGCTGCCTGCTCGACGGAGTGGATACTGTTTCTGGACGGTGACGAGCGATTGTCGCCGGAGGCATGGGCCGTGTTGCCTGCGTTGATGCGTCAGGGGGTGGGCGGATATGTTTTCCCGCGCTGGACGCGCATAGGTTCCGAAGCGCAGTGCCGCGCCGGATTCGGGTTGTGGCCGGATGTGCAGCTGCGTCTGTTTCGCAGAGGCCCGCAGACACGTTTCGAGCGCAATGTGCACGAGGTGGTTCGCCACGTGGCCGGACCGCTGGCGCTGACCCTGACTATGCATATTGATCATTACAGCCATCTGTGGAAGGACATGAACATGCTGGCGCAGAAACTGCGTACTTTTGACGAAGCCGCAGGCCGTGAAGCCATGCACAGGCTGAACAAGGAGTACCCCGCAGTGTCCTGCGAGCTGTTCGGCGTCATGGAAGGGATGTGCGGTCAGGACTCCTGTCTGCTGTTGCCCGTGACCATGTGA
- a CDS encoding glycosyltransferase family 4 protein codes for MTVNKIRVLHVVQGLGAGGTEKVMQLLACYTAPERFAVAVHSPADGPRAGLLRQAGIQTYVGGDVAAVLERLRPHIIHVHRGGWPEPVLMRPLRLYRQTMHRQGRKAVLVETNVFGRHDDSPGGAALDATFFVSRFCAHRYGQVEGIAVAPPRYQVLYNPVDTDFFAAHALPPEQRDYARPVIGRISRPDPGKWSALALEFLPATVRALPDMRYRIVGGIDEAHRYVAEQGLEDNVEFCAPVLTDGELVTFFDSISLLAHANDTGESFGLVIAEAMACGLPVVTHPAAGLRDNAQLELVEHGITGLVARSAEEYAEAVLHLLRHPDEARRMGMAGREKAQRLFRVQTVVRKLEQIYRELLERCGGVL; via the coding sequence ATGACCGTCAATAAAATCAGAGTGCTGCATGTGGTGCAGGGGCTTGGTGCCGGTGGTACGGAAAAGGTGATGCAACTGCTCGCCTGTTATACCGCCCCCGAGCGCTTTGCCGTTGCCGTTCATTCGCCTGCCGACGGCCCCAGAGCCGGGTTGCTGCGGCAGGCGGGCATACAGACGTATGTGGGCGGTGATGTTGCTGCTGTGCTGGAGCGCCTGCGGCCGCATATTATCCACGTGCACCGGGGGGGATGGCCGGAACCGGTTCTGATGCGTCCGCTCCGTCTGTACCGGCAGACCATGCACAGGCAGGGACGTAAGGCGGTTCTGGTGGAGACCAACGTGTTCGGACGCCACGATGATTCCCCGGGAGGGGCCGCGCTGGACGCCACTTTTTTTGTTTCCCGTTTCTGCGCACACCGCTATGGGCAGGTGGAGGGCATTGCCGTTGCCCCGCCCCGTTATCAGGTGCTCTACAATCCTGTGGATACGGATTTTTTCGCTGCCCATGCCCTGCCGCCGGAGCAGCGTGACTATGCGCGGCCTGTCATCGGGCGAATCTCCCGTCCCGACCCCGGCAAGTGGTCGGCGCTGGCGTTGGAATTTCTGCCTGCCACTGTGCGGGCGTTGCCGGATATGCGTTACAGGATTGTGGGCGGCATCGACGAGGCCCATCGTTACGTTGCGGAGCAGGGGCTGGAGGACAACGTGGAATTCTGCGCTCCCGTGCTCACGGACGGGGAACTTGTCACCTTTTTTGATTCCATCTCCCTGCTGGCCCATGCCAACGATACGGGCGAGAGTTTCGGGCTGGTCATTGCTGAGGCCATGGCCTGCGGGCTGCCAGTGGTGACGCATCCGGCAGCAGGGCTCAGGGACAATGCCCAGCTGGAGCTTGTGGAACACGGCATAACGGGGTTGGTCGCCAGGTCGGCCGAGGAGTATGCCGAAGCCGTGCTCCATCTGCTGCGACATCCCGACGAGGCCAGACGCATGGGCATGGCCGGTCGCGAAAAGGCGCAGCGTCTTTTCCGCGTGCAGACCGTGGTGCGCAAACTGGAGCAGATATACAGGGAGCTTCTTGAGCGTTGCGGAGGTGTGCTGTGA